Within Halostella limicola, the genomic segment GATGAGGGGGATGGCCGTTCCGAAGAAGCCGGCGATGATGAGGCTCAACACCATCGACACCCCGAGAACGAGCCCCAGAAGCGGACTCCGGTTGAACACCGAGGCGATGATCGCGACGAGCACGCCGGTGATGGCCCCGTTGGCGGCGCCGGCGATCACCTCGTTTATCACGGCGCGGCCGCCGGTCGACAGTGATATTTGGCCGAACGCCAGCCCGCGAACCGTGACGGCCATCGACTGGGTGCCCGCGTTCCCGCCCATCCCGGCGACAACCGGCATGTACACCGCGAGCAGCGTGAACGCCGCGATGGTGTCCTCGAAGAAACCGACCGCCCCCGCGGCGAGAAACGCCGTCCCGAGATTGATGATGAGCCACTTGTACCGGTTTCGAACCTTCGAGAGCGGCCCGTCGAGGACGCTCTCTTCCTCCTGCACGCCCGTGAACTCGTACAGCGTCTCGCCGGCTTCCTCCTCGATGACCCGGAGGAGGTCCTCGGCGTAGATGACGCCGAGGATGCTGCCGTCGCCGTCCAGCACCGCGACGGAGCTCTCCGGGTTCTCCCGGAACACGTCGACGACGTCCGTGTCGGCGCTGTCGTACGCGACCGTCGGGGTCTCGTGGACGTGTTCGCGGAGGTCGATCTGCCCCTCGTCAGTCAGCGCCAGCGTCTGTCCGGGCAGTTCGCCCAGGAGGTCGTCTCCCTCGGTGACGAAGATGGTCGGAAACCTGTCGGTCCGGTCCTCGTGACGCTGCACGCGCCGCGCGACCTCCTCCACGCTCCGGTCGACGCCGACGGTGACGTAGTCCAAGTGCATCAGCCCGGCCGCGCTCTCGGGACTGAACTGGAGGAGAAACTCCACTTTCTCCTGGCGGTCCTCGTCGAGCCGCTGTAACACCTCGTCCCGCGTGGTCTCGTCCGCCAGCACGAGCGCGTCGGCTACCTCGTCCGGGTCGAGCCGACGAACGAAGTTCAGGAGCTCCTCCCGATCCATGTCCGCGACGAGCGACTCCCGAACCGATTCGGGTAACTGAAAGAAGACCTCTCGTTGCCGCCCTCGCGAGAGCTCGACGAACTCCGCAGCCGGCGTCGGCGACGTGGCGATATCTCGCTGCGCGTCGGCCAACTGGTCGGCCATACTCCTTGCCCATCTGCCACTGACTAAATACTTGCGTCGGGTCCGGTCGCCGCACCTGCGCTCGGCCCGGCGAGGCTGAGTAGAGAACGCCTACGTCATCCTGTACCTCTCTCACGGGGTGTTTGCGGGGGTCGTAGTCGGTCCGCTTCTGAACGGCTCCTTCGAACCGTAGGCGGCGTATATTTTACCCCTGTCGGGTCGCAGACCCGTCCGGTTAATTATGTCTTCGAGCGTAGATCTGGCGTTCTCGACGAACGCCTACACCGAGTACGACCTCGACGAGGCGGTCAGACGGGTCGCTGCGTACGGGTACGACGGCGTCGAACTGCTCTGCGACGCGCCCCACGCCTACTTTCCCTCGTTCGAGACGGAGGACCGACGTGCCCTCGTCGACGCGCTCGACGAGACGGGGATCGCCGTGTCCAACGTCAACGCCAACACGGCGATGGGGTACTACGACGACGCGCCGCCCTCGGCCTTCTTCGACCCGAGCATCGTCACGGCCGACGAGGAGGACCGACGGTGGCGCGTCGAGTACACGAAACGCGCGATCGACCTCGCCGAGCGCGTCGACTCGCCGGCCGTCAGCGTCGCGACCGGTCGCCCCCTTCCCGGGACCCCGCCGGCGGAGGCGCACGAGTACCTCCGCGAGTCGCTCCGCGAGATCCTCGACTACGCCGAACCGAGGGGCGTCGACGTGGGGATCGAGTTCGAACCGGGGTTGCTCGTCGGCTGTACCGACGAGGCGCTCGACCTGATCGACGACCTCGGGCGCTCCTCGCTGGGGATCAACCTGGACCTGGGACACGCCGCAGTCGATGGGGAGAACCTCGCCGAGACGATCCGCCGCTCCGCCCGGCACATCACCGGCCTCCACGTCGAGGACATTCCCGGCGGCCGCGGGGGCAAGCACTACCACCTCGTCCCGGGCGACGGGGACCTCGACTTCCCCGCCGTCTTCGACGCGCTCGCCGCGGTCGGGTACGACGGTTTCGCCACCGTGGAACTGTACACCTACCCCGACGAACCGGACGCCGCCGCGAGACGCGCTCACGAAACGCTCTCGGAGTACGCATGACTGGGTGCGCCGTCTGCGGCGGTTCCGTCCACCCCGCCGAACGGATCGACTCTGAGCACCACGGTGTCCGGTACGAGTTCTGTTCGGACGAGCACCGCACCGAGTTCGAGGCGCTGCCCGGCGAGTTCGTCTGAGTCCAGTTCGTCTCCCGTTGGGGCTGGTCGGGATTGAACGTTGTAGCAGTCCCCAGTTGTTAATCTGTTATAACCAGCCAGTGTTACTGCCCAGTGTAACCCTAATGCTGGCGACGCTGTTCTCCGAAGCGCGAAATTCTAGTAGAAATCCTGGTAGCTATGACTAAGTACTATAAATTTTAGACATAGCTGCCGCGGGAGGTAGCGCCCCGCATTGTCAACGACGTTAACAGAAATTGTTGCGAGTAACGGCTCTGCAAGACACTCTAGAACGGTATCGGGTGTTACTAGAAAGAATTATAGAATATAACCCACCCCGCCCCAAAATAGCACACAACCACCCTCACTGGGCTCTATCCGGTTTATTTGAAAACGAAGATGAATTCGGGGGGCTCGTGTAGTTCTATATATTTATAACCGAAATATAATACTAAATTATATTATGTTTTGGGTTAGCCAAACCGCGGTCCCGACAAGCGAAATTCGGCAAAGGGGTCTTCCCGAGTCCGACATCAACCGAAACCCTCGCGATAGACCTGTTCGGGTCACCAAGAGGTGATCGTAACGTCGCGTAGCGGGCGATCGAGCGGTATCGACACGTCGCCGCCCGTGTAGTGCGAGACGTAGAAGCCGACGATGATCTCCAGGGAGCGCGCCGCCGCACGTCCGGGCGAGTGGTTCGTCGCGTCGCCGTTCAGGAGGTCGACGACGTGGCTCGCCGCGTTCGCGAACGACCCCTCGTAGTCGTCTTCCCACATCCACGCGTCCTCGATGCCGGGGATCGGCTGCTCGACGTGCTCGCCGTCCTCCAGCGACCAGTAGCGCCACTCGCCGTCGTCGTTGTTCATGTACAGTTTCCCCTCGCTGCCGACGAACGAGAGCGACATCGACGACGACGCCCGCGGTATCGTGCAGTCGATCGTCGCGAACGTCCCGTCGTCCATCAGCACGTACCCGCCGCCCGCCGAGTCGTCGACCTCGTCGGCGGCGTCCAGCGAGTCGACCGCCTCGTTCTCGCCCGAGACGTAGCCGGAGACGCGGTCAGCGCGCGCGTCGAGGAGGTAGACCAGCGTGTCGAGGAGGTGCGTCGAGTTCCGGAGCAGTTCCATTCGGAACTGCGTCGACACGGAGTGAACCTCGCCGAGCAGGTCGTCGTCGCGGACCAGTTCGTGGAGGCGCCGTAGCTTGTCCGTGAACCTGAACGAGTGGTTGACGACGAGTTCCGCGCCGGCGTCGTCGCACGCCTCGATCATCTCCTCGGCGTCGGAGACCGAAGAGGCGATCGGCTTCTCGCACCAGATGACGTCGGGGTCGGCGGCGGAGCGCGCCGCGTCGACGACGTGGTCGCGGTGGAGGTACGAGGGCGTGCAGACGGAGACGACGTCGAGGTCCTCCTCGGCCAGCATCGCCTCGTGCCCGACGTAGCGCCGGTCGGACGGTATCTCCCAGGCCTCGCCGAACTTCCGGAGGTTCTCCCGGTCGACGTCGGCGACGGCGACGAGTTCGACATCTGTCGCGTCGTCGTAGCCGCCCGCGTGGCTTGCCCGGATCTTCTCCTCGCCGATCGCTTCCTCGTCGTGCATTCCGAGGATCCCCATACCGGCGATCCCGCCGGTACCGACGATCCCAGCTCGGTAGCTCATTGTGAACGTCTACCTCTCTTGCGGCGCGCATTATAACGGTTGTGTCTCCGCCGATCCGCCACCGATTAGAGGTCGTCGCGGTCCCGAAACGTCGGTCGGCACTACCCAACGTCGCCCGGTCGATGGATACGGGAACTGCTCGAGGAGGGATGCCGTTTCGGTGTTCGACTCGCGCGCCCCGCGACCCGGGGAAGTCGCCACCATCCGAATACTTTTGACGGTCGGTCGGGATCGGACACGTATGCGACGAGTTAGATTCCGCGATGCAGCAGGTAGCGTTCGGAACGGTGTCTGGTCCGACGACGGCATCGAGTTCGGCGAGCGAACGTACGACCCCGAGTCGGTCGACGTGCTCCCACCGACGGAGCCGAGCAAGATCGTCTGTGTCGGCCTCAACTACGCCGACCACGCGGAGGAGGAGGGGATGGAACTCCCCGACCGCCCGATGCTGTTCCTGAAGCCGCCGAACGCGGTGTCCGGCCATCGGGACGAGATCCCCCTGCCGGCCGGGAAGGAGACGGTCGAGTACGAGGCCGAACTCGGCGTCGTCATCGGGCAACAGTGCCGAAACGTGTCCGAGGACGAGGCGATGTCGGTCGTCGACGGGTTCACCTGTCTCAACGACGTCTCCAACCGCGACGACCAGCGGGTGGAGCAGAACTGGGTCCGGGGGAAAGCGTTCGACAACGCCGCGCCGACCGGCCCAGTTGTCGCGACGCCGGACGAGGTGCCCGACGACGCCAGCGTCGAACTGCGCGTCAACGGCGAACTCCGTCAGGAGTCAAGCCGGGAGGAGTTCATCTTCTCGGTCGAGGAACTGATCGCCGAGATCACTTCGTACATGACGCTCGAACCGGGCGACGTCATCTCGACGGGAACTCCCGCCGGCGTCGGTCCCCTGTCCGACGGCGACACGGTAGAGGTGGAGGTCGAGGGCGTCGGCGTTCTGCGAAACGAGTTCACGGCCCCGTAGGCCGTCGCGGTCTGGGTCTTTTCTCGCCCGGCCGGTCTTCGCGGTCCGCCGGTGACGCGCTACTCCAGTAAGCATTTAACCCGAACCGACGGATCGGAGGCATGGAACGGGAACGCCGACGCTCCTTCGTAGCGGGCGCTGCGGACGTCGGGCCGATACTGCTCGGGATCCTGCCGTTCGCGCTGATAGCCGGGGTCGCCGCGGTCGAAGCCGGGATGACCGGGATCCAGGCCGTCGCGATGTCCGTGTTCGTCTTCGCCGGGGCGTCGCAGCTCGCCGCGATCGAACTGATCGAACAGAACGCCCACGCTCTGGTGATCGTCGGTACCGTCGCGGCGATCAACCTCCGCTTGGTGATGTACAGCGCCTCTATCGCGCCGTATTTACGATCCGTATCAGGACGAGAACGGCTGACCCTCGCGTACTTCCTCACCGACCAGGTGTACGCGGTGTCCGTCACGCGCTTCGAGGGCGAGGAGGGGACCAGCCGCGTCTGGTACTTCCTCGGCGCAGGTCTCCCCCTCTGGGTCGTGTGGGTAGCTGGAACGTGGATCGGCGTCGTCCTGGGAGCGGGGATCCCGGACGGCCTCTCCCTGGACTTCGCGGTTCCGCTGACGTTCATCGCCCTGCTCGTCCCGAACCTGTCGGATCGGCCGTCGGTGATCGCCGCCGCTGCTGCGTCGATCGCCGCCGTGGCGGGCGCCGGACTGCCGTACAATCTGGGACTGATCGTCGGTGCCGTCGCCGGCGTCGCGACCGGCGTCGTCGCGGGGGCGGTAGAGTGACCGACATCGCCCCCGTCACGCTGTGGGCCGTCCTCGTCGCCGCCGGTCTCTGCACGTACCTCCTCCGCCTATCGTTTCTGGCCGTGTTCGGGCGGATCGACGAGTTACCCGAGCGCGCCTCGGCCGCGCTGGGGTACGTTCCCCCGGCGGTGCTTGCGGCCTTGGTCGCACCATCGCTGGCGTACGCCGACGGGGCGGTCGCGCTGACGCCGGGGAACGAGCGACTGATCGCCGGCGGCGTCGCGATCGCCGTCGCATGGAAGGTCGAAAGCGTTCTGGCGACGATCGCCGGCGGGCTCGTTACCCTCTGGATCCTCCAGTCGCTGTAGCCTCGGATACGCCGCGCTCTTCGTTCTCGCCACCTCTCGCGGACGAGCGTTCGCTCCGTCGCTCGCGACGCGGTCCGACGAACGAAAACCGTTATTCCAGTCGTCCACCTATTTTGAACGTTGCTTCTCCCAGATGCGGCCTGGATTGTGATTCGATCTCGCGCATCAATCACTATCTTTTCAGTGAGATGGCGACACCGCCATCGTATTACAGAAATATGGATGTAAAGACAGGGGCCGAAACATAGCTTCTGTTCCTTCTTCGGCCGTCCAATGATACTGAACCGAATTTCGAGGTGGTACCGCGAAACGATCGCCGGATCACTGAGTACGGGCCTCTCGGTTACCCGCTAGTTCCTGAGCCGTTTGTGCCCACGCACGAAGAAGAAACGAACCGACGGCCTCACTCGACCCTGTACTCGTCCGCGTCGGCGAAGGAGACGCCGTGTCCCGGACGGTCGGGCGGCACGATCTCTCCGTCGTCCACTCCGACCGGATCTTGGAGGAGTTCGTCCAGCACCGTCGAGTGGTGCTCGATGTAGGGGACGGCGTCGGACGCGCAGGCGAGGTGGGCGTGGATCGGCTCGATGTAGTGGGGTGACACGGCGAGACCGGCCGCGGACGCCTGCTCCGCGACGGTCATCCACGGGGTTATCCCGCCGACGCGACAGACGTCGGGCTGGAGGTAGTCGACGGC encodes:
- a CDS encoding magnesium transporter, with protein sequence MADQLADAQRDIATSPTPAAEFVELSRGRQREVFFQLPESVRESLVADMDREELLNFVRRLDPDEVADALVLADETTRDEVLQRLDEDRQEKVEFLLQFSPESAAGLMHLDYVTVGVDRSVEEVARRVQRHEDRTDRFPTIFVTEGDDLLGELPGQTLALTDEGQIDLREHVHETPTVAYDSADTDVVDVFRENPESSVAVLDGDGSILGVIYAEDLLRVIEEEAGETLYEFTGVQEEESVLDGPLSKVRNRYKWLIINLGTAFLAAGAVGFFEDTIAAFTLLAVYMPVVAGMGGNAGTQSMAVTVRGLAFGQISLSTGGRAVINEVIAGAANGAITGVLVAIIASVFNRSPLLGLVLGVSMVLSLIIAGFFGTAIPLILDKIGKDPATSATIFITTATDVLGFFIFLGLAQSVL
- a CDS encoding sugar phosphate isomerase/epimerase family protein is translated as MSSSVDLAFSTNAYTEYDLDEAVRRVAAYGYDGVELLCDAPHAYFPSFETEDRRALVDALDETGIAVSNVNANTAMGYYDDAPPSAFFDPSIVTADEEDRRWRVEYTKRAIDLAERVDSPAVSVATGRPLPGTPPAEAHEYLRESLREILDYAEPRGVDVGIEFEPGLLVGCTDEALDLIDDLGRSSLGINLDLGHAAVDGENLAETIRRSARHITGLHVEDIPGGRGGKHYHLVPGDGDLDFPAVFDALAAVGYDGFATVELYTYPDEPDAAARRAHETLSEYA
- a CDS encoding TRASH domain-containing protein, with protein sequence MTGCAVCGGSVHPAERIDSEHHGVRYEFCSDEHRTEFEALPGEFV
- a CDS encoding Gfo/Idh/MocA family protein; its protein translation is MSYRAGIVGTGGIAGMGILGMHDEEAIGEEKIRASHAGGYDDATDVELVAVADVDRENLRKFGEAWEIPSDRRYVGHEAMLAEEDLDVVSVCTPSYLHRDHVVDAARSAADPDVIWCEKPIASSVSDAEEMIEACDDAGAELVVNHSFRFTDKLRRLHELVRDDDLLGEVHSVSTQFRMELLRNSTHLLDTLVYLLDARADRVSGYVSGENEAVDSLDAADEVDDSAGGGYVLMDDGTFATIDCTIPRASSSMSLSFVGSEGKLYMNNDDGEWRYWSLEDGEHVEQPIPGIEDAWMWEDDYEGSFANAASHVVDLLNGDATNHSPGRAAARSLEIIVGFYVSHYTGGDVSIPLDRPLRDVTITSW
- a CDS encoding fumarylacetoacetate hydrolase family protein, yielding MRRVRFRDAAGSVRNGVWSDDGIEFGERTYDPESVDVLPPTEPSKIVCVGLNYADHAEEEGMELPDRPMLFLKPPNAVSGHRDEIPLPAGKETVEYEAELGVVIGQQCRNVSEDEAMSVVDGFTCLNDVSNRDDQRVEQNWVRGKAFDNAAPTGPVVATPDEVPDDASVELRVNGELRQESSREEFIFSVEELIAEITSYMTLEPGDVISTGTPAGVGPLSDGDTVEVEVEGVGVLRNEFTAP
- a CDS encoding AzlC family ABC transporter permease, which codes for MERERRRSFVAGAADVGPILLGILPFALIAGVAAVEAGMTGIQAVAMSVFVFAGASQLAAIELIEQNAHALVIVGTVAAINLRLVMYSASIAPYLRSVSGRERLTLAYFLTDQVYAVSVTRFEGEEGTSRVWYFLGAGLPLWVVWVAGTWIGVVLGAGIPDGLSLDFAVPLTFIALLVPNLSDRPSVIAAAAASIAAVAGAGLPYNLGLIVGAVAGVATGVVAGAVE
- a CDS encoding AzlD domain-containing protein; its protein translation is MTDIAPVTLWAVLVAAGLCTYLLRLSFLAVFGRIDELPERASAALGYVPPAVLAALVAPSLAYADGAVALTPGNERLIAGGVAIAVAWKVESVLATIAGGLVTLWILQSL